The Malaclemys terrapin pileata isolate rMalTer1 chromosome 24, rMalTer1.hap1, whole genome shotgun sequence genome contains a region encoding:
- the YJEFN3 gene encoding yjeF N-terminal domain-containing protein 3 isoform X1, translating into MSCPSTQSGEQIEPLRYLSRVEAEAIEKELLEDYKFGRQQLIEIWGHASAMAVTKVFPLPSLPRKQPTVLVVCGPDQNGAIGLVCARHLRVFEYEPTIFYPKRSLNSLYRDFTTQCEKMDIPFLSYLPTEVQLINDAYNVVIDAILGADAEPGEVKEPYTSILATLKQIRIPIVSLDVPSGWDVETGNSEGISPDVLVSLTAPKQCATRFLGRHHILAGRFLPYDVQKKFELNLPEYPGTECVVSL; encoded by the exons CCGCGTGGAGGCGGAAGCCATCGagaaggagctgctggaagaTTACAAATTTGGTCGGCAGCAGCTGATTGAGATCTGGGGACACGCCAGCGCCATGGCTGTGACCAAG GTGTTCCCTCTGCCATCCCTCCCCAGGAAGCAGCCCACAGTGCTTGTGGTGTGTGGTCCCGATCAGAACGGCGCCATCGGCTTGGTGTGCGCACGGCATTTGCGGGTGTTT gaATACGAGCCGACCATCTTTTACCCCAAGCGGTCCCTGAATTCCCTGTATCGGGATTTCACCACCCAGTGCGAAAAGATGGACATCCCCTTCCTCTCATACCTGCCGACGGAG GTCCAGCTGATCAACGACGCCTACAACGTGGTGATCGACGCCATCCTGGGAGCCGACGCCGAGCCGGGGGAGGTGAAGGAGCCGTACACCAGCATCTTAGCCACCCTGAAACAGATCCGGATCCCCATCGTCAGCCTGGACGTGCCCTCAG GGTGGGACGTGGAGACGGGAAACAGCGAGGGAATCAGCCCTGACGTCCTCGTCTCCTTGACCGCGCCCAAGCAGTGCGCCACCCGCTTCCTGGGCAGGCACCACATCCTCGCCGGCCGCTTCCTGCCCTACGACGTGCAGAAGAAATTTGAGCTCAACCTGCCCGAATACCCAGGCACAGAGTGTGTGGTTTCACTTTaa
- the YJEFN3 gene encoding yjeF N-terminal domain-containing protein 3 isoform X2 has product MSCPSTQSGEQIEPLSRVEAEAIEKELLEDYKFGRQQLIEIWGHASAMAVTKVFPLPSLPRKQPTVLVVCGPDQNGAIGLVCARHLRVFEYEPTIFYPKRSLNSLYRDFTTQCEKMDIPFLSYLPTEVQLINDAYNVVIDAILGADAEPGEVKEPYTSILATLKQIRIPIVSLDVPSGWDVETGNSEGISPDVLVSLTAPKQCATRFLGRHHILAGRFLPYDVQKKFELNLPEYPGTECVVSL; this is encoded by the exons CCGCGTGGAGGCGGAAGCCATCGagaaggagctgctggaagaTTACAAATTTGGTCGGCAGCAGCTGATTGAGATCTGGGGACACGCCAGCGCCATGGCTGTGACCAAG GTGTTCCCTCTGCCATCCCTCCCCAGGAAGCAGCCCACAGTGCTTGTGGTGTGTGGTCCCGATCAGAACGGCGCCATCGGCTTGGTGTGCGCACGGCATTTGCGGGTGTTT gaATACGAGCCGACCATCTTTTACCCCAAGCGGTCCCTGAATTCCCTGTATCGGGATTTCACCACCCAGTGCGAAAAGATGGACATCCCCTTCCTCTCATACCTGCCGACGGAG GTCCAGCTGATCAACGACGCCTACAACGTGGTGATCGACGCCATCCTGGGAGCCGACGCCGAGCCGGGGGAGGTGAAGGAGCCGTACACCAGCATCTTAGCCACCCTGAAACAGATCCGGATCCCCATCGTCAGCCTGGACGTGCCCTCAG GGTGGGACGTGGAGACGGGAAACAGCGAGGGAATCAGCCCTGACGTCCTCGTCTCCTTGACCGCGCCCAAGCAGTGCGCCACCCGCTTCCTGGGCAGGCACCACATCCTCGCCGGCCGCTTCCTGCCCTACGACGTGCAGAAGAAATTTGAGCTCAACCTGCCCGAATACCCAGGCACAGAGTGTGTGGTTTCACTTTaa